One region of Nycticebus coucang isolate mNycCou1 chromosome 10, mNycCou1.pri, whole genome shotgun sequence genomic DNA includes:
- the LOC128597017 gene encoding olfactory receptor 6K6 produces the protein MKQYSRVKILILGVCLYPLFNSQMTQLMSSRNQTTVTEFLFSVFPHLHEGGLLFFIPLLLIYGFIITGNLMIFIVIQVDIALHTPMYFFISVLSFLEIWYTTTTIPKMLSSLVSEQKTISLAGCLMQMYFFHSLGITEGCVLTAMAVDRYIAICNPLRYPTIMTPKFCICLTAGSCLCGFLLVLPEIAWIATLPFCGSNQIHQIFCDFSPVLSLACTDTSLEVIVDAIHAVEILASFLVIALSYIRIIMVILGMPSAEGRQKAFSTCAAHLAVFLLFFGSVAAMYLRFSATYSMFWDTAIAVAFVILAPFLNPIIYSLRNKDMKDAIGRLFHHEKRVGRAGR, from the coding sequence ATGAAGCAATATTCAAGGGTCAAAATTTTAATTCTAGGAGTTTGTTTGTACCCCCTTTTCAATTCACAGATGACTCAGTTGATGAGCAGCAGGAATCAGACCACGGTGACTGAGTTCCTCTTCTCTGTGTTTCCACATCTGCATGAGGGTGGCCTCCTATTCTTTATTCCCTTGCTTCTCATCTATGGATTCATCATAACTGGGAACCTAATGATATTCATTGTCATCCAGGTAGACATAGCCCTGCACACCCCTATGTATTTCTTCATCAGCGTCCTCTCCTTCCTGGAGATCTGGTATACCACAACTACCATCCCCAAGATGCTCTCCAGCCTGGTCAGTGAGCAGAAGACCATTTCTCTGGCTGGCTGTCTTATGCAGATGTACTTCTTCCACTCACTTGGAATCACAGAAGGCTGTGTCTTGACAGCAATGGCCGTTGACAGGTACATAGCTATCTGTAATCCTCTCCGTTACCCAACCATCATGACTCCTAAATTTTGTATCTGTCTGACAGCTGGCTCCTGCCTCTGTGGCTTTCTCCTTGTGCTCCCTGAGATTGCATGGATTGCCACCCTGCCTTTCTGTGGCTCCAACCAGATCCATCAGATCTTCTGCGACTTCTCCCCTGTGCTGAGCTTGGCCTGCACAGACACATCCCTGGAGGTCATTGTGGATGCTATCCATGCGGTGGAGATCTTGGCCTCCTTCCTGGTCATCGCCCTCTCCTACATCCGGATCATCATGGTGATTCTCGGGATGCCCTCGGCTGAGGGCCGTCAAAAGGCTTTTTCCACCTGTGCTGCCCATCTGGCTGTGTTCTTGCTATTTTTTGGCAGTGTGGCTGCCATGTATTTGCGATTCTCAGCCACCTACTCAATGTTTTGGGACACAGCAATTGCTGTTGCTTTTGTTATCCTTGCTCCCTTCCTCAATCCCATCAtctacagcctgagaaacaaaGACATGAAAGACGCCATCGGAAGGCTCTTCCACCATGAGAAGAGGGTGGGTAGAGCAGGGAGATAG